From the Helianthus annuus cultivar XRQ/B chromosome 17, HanXRQr2.0-SUNRISE, whole genome shotgun sequence genome, the window cctatacgatacgatatcacacttataggcttatacgaggtcaatacgtgacctatacgacactatacgatacgatatcacacttataggcttatacgaagtcaatacgtgacctatactacgttatacgatacaatatcacacttataggcttatacgacgtcaatacgtgacctatatgATCGATGCATTTTAGTTACACTctattttatattaattataataaaaatgcATTGATAAGGAGATATAATACGCTACTTAATGGGTTTTTATTATCAAGCGGGTAAAGATCAAAATGAGCTAAAATGATTAATTTAGAGGAAAAAATATGAATACTTAACCATGATTCAAAGCTACATAATGTTAGATAAAAAAATCATTATATACATGAATATGTGAATAAATCTAAATTGCAATATATTATAATTTGgtttgaaaaaataaaatattgttgACACTTTGCAGGTAAAATCGAGAGTTAAAGAAAAATCAAAGACTTTACTATTTAATATGGAAAAGATGTATGGATTGCAAAGGATTAAATGGTGGGCTTTGGTTAAAATTAGTTGGGCTGGAGATTAAAGAATAAGCAACGATGAGATCTTGGGTTTGGGCCAATTGGAGGACAACAATTATTAGGCGGCAATTGGCACGAGAATTGGAGGGGGAGAGACATCAGCAGCCGTCAACACACAATCGAGGACGAATTGTATTTTTCTTATTCCAACTTTCAAGCTACTCTTAGAGGTCTGAACGATTCGGGAGGAGAACTGAAGCGGTGAAGACTATCATGAGCGGCTAGGCTCTCTCGTGGCTTCCTCCAGGCGGACGGTTCAGTTGGGTTTTTACGTTTCTCAGTTTATACTCAGGTTTGGATGTATTTTTGACCTTGACAACGTTGTATGAATACATTGATGTGTTGGTTTCTTTGAAGTATTTGCATGTGTTTTGAGTTCTTGCTTTACAACTTGTTTGGTTGATGACAAAACCTAGTAACTTGTTGGGTGACATAGAGTAAGTTGACTCACGCTAGTAAATAGGGTTAATCAAATTATAAAAGATCTGATGGCAAAGACTTATGTTTGATTACCATCTTAAATTAACCAACTTTCCAAcatcatgtctatgtgatggCCAATTAACAAAGTAAACTGAGTTTTGTGAAGCCTAGAACCTGAAGTTTGGAGGAAGTTACGCTTTATAAATCTGATCTCTTTTCTCGTAATTAGTTTAAAGTTTTCTTTCAAATTAATCAAAACCCCCAATTCTAGATTAGTAGTAGTTAATTAAATAATTTAGCtaaacactaaccacatattccctgtggatacgataccctacttacgctatctacttagtttaattaggtttttgcatgacccttacgacagtcatcaaaatggcgccgttgccggggaattagTGCGCTTAGTGTTAGTGAGTTAGTTAGTGCTCTTgctttctaaaaaaataaaaattctctaaaaaaaaccctaaaaaatattttttttcttcttatttttGTTAGTTCGATATTACGCTCGGGTATTTTGTTTGTGCTTGTGCAGGTTTTTGAATCATGGATAGAGCTTATCAGCCAGAGTTTAATGAATTTCAGGATGTCGAATTCTCACAACATAACCGACCAATGCATCAGCAAATGAGCTTTCAAAACAGACAATCACCGACTCAAAACCGATGTACCAGATATGATGTAGATGAAGTGGATGGGTATTATGACCAGTTTGGATGTGAAGAATATAATGATTTTGCGCCTCCACCGCAACAATTTATTCAAAGAGGTCAGAATCGAGTCAGTTTGGGTCAGCAAAGGTTTAATAATGCTCAACAGAATAGTTATGGAAGATCGAGTGGTCCAGTTGAAGGTCCGAATGATGAGATAATGGAAATGCTGAAACAAATGAAGAAGGATCTAGAGTTACGAGCTAAGGCGTATCAAGCATTAGACAAGCAAGTTGCTCAGTTGGCAGTTGATGTGAAGGAAGTGGCAGACTCAAGAGATCAAGATAACTATGAAAGTAACTGGCAGACTCAAGAGAATGAGCAAGCGGGTCAACATGAGTCGGATGATAACTCCATCAATGAAAAGTTTGACACGATCATGGAGTTTTTGAAAGATATTCATAAAAGCAACAAAGTTAGAGATAGGGAGGTTAAGGCTTTGTCACAACAGGTTGGACAATTAGCTGATGAAGTGGCTATAATCAGAAAAAATCAAGATAAGCTCCTTAGTGATTTTCAGAAAAATCCAGCTCATAATTCTTCTCACAGTAGTGTCCACATAAATGAGGTAAGTACTCATTCTCTTTCTAAAAGTTCTACTGTTGAAACTCAGTCACAACAACATGTTGAGGGTATGGTAGAGGATGTGATTGAGTCTGATTCTGAGGATGAGAGTGAACGTGATCAGGAAAGTGGAAGTTTTATAAAATCTAAACATGGTTTAAATAAAACGTTTTCTGATAGTGATAATGGAAATTTAAAGGTTCCATTCCCTATGGCCTTACTTGCACCCAAAAATTTAAGTAAACGGAAATCATCTAAGGGTGAAAGCTGGgaaagttttgaaaaagtaaaaataaataaaccatTGCTTGAACAAATTAAAGAAAGTCCTGATCACATTGAATTTTTTGAAGAGTTGAGTACCCGAAAACGACGTCACAAGTTTCCTAAACAACTTGATACCGTTCATGTGAACGCCGTCTTGATGGGTTCCCTTCCCCCGAAACTCCAAGATCCAGGAGCACCTATTATTTCGATACAAATAGGTGATTTTAAATTGGATAGGGCTTTGTTGGATCTTGGAGCATGTGTGAGTATATTACCGGGGAGTTTATATGATCAGTATGATTTTGGGCCATTACAAAAAGTTGAAACTATAGTGGTGTTGGCTGATCAAACTCCTACGTGTCCTCGGGGGATTGTAAAGGATGTGATTGTGAAAGTTGGTGAATTTTATTATCCTGTTGATTTCTTGGTACTTGATTGTGTTAAAAATAATCAACCAACTGTTATATTGGGTAGACCGTTCCTAGCTACGACTCATGCTGTAATTCATTGTATTGAGGGAACGGTCAGGTTTAGGTTTGGGGATCAAAAGTCAATTTTAAAAGTATTTTCAAACTCAACCAAACCTGTTGCTAACAAGTGTGAACCTTCTGAAAAGAAGAGTCTTGTGGAAGAAAAAGAGTGTTTTATGATTGACAGGTTGGTAGAGGttaagaaaaagaagaagaaatcaAGGAGGAgcaggagaaagaaaagaaagaaattaCAGGAGATGGATGGAGAAGAAGAAAAGTGTGAGTTGAATAGCTTCTGGTTGTTGAACAAGTTGGATGGTGTTTCAAAGTTGTGGATGAATAGATTGATGAAAATGAGAGATTGCAAACACCCTACACGCCCACCATGATTTGATAGGTATGATCTGGCTGAAGATCTAAAACTTAGCGCTTCTTGGGAGGCAACCcaagttttgtttttatttcatttgtttttatttttcgtGTTTTTGTGTATGAACCGGACAAGTGTGTGGAAGTCTGAGGAGGTTTGGTTGCTCGTCGAACTTGTTTTTCTCTCGTTTCTCTTTGTTATTGACCCGTTTAACCTGTTTGGGAGCTTTTGAGATTTATTTTGCAGGTTTCGATCATTtttgtccatactcaatctccatttggacgaaAGTGATTCGAAGAATCATATAAAGACAAGCGTCCCGTGTTGAAGcagccgcgaatgaaatgctataccgTTGCAGTGGAACAAGCCTCATAGGAATTCATCCGTTCAAAatcaggggagtctgttccattatctatgtgtttttatttatgtttttagtaTATAAATAGTTTCTCGCTCCATTGAGGATAATGTAGGaattaagtgtggggaggggaaACTAGCGTTTAGTGTGTCTTAGTTTGTGTCAGCCGTGtcgtaaaaattaaaaaaatgaaaatttaaaaaaaaaatagaaaatgtttcGAGAAAGTTTTTGCACCAAATGGAAGATGATAGGTATAATCAGTTTGTTGGCATGATTACTATATATATGAGATAACGAAATGGTCAGCCACGCGTCTAACttaggatatgtgggtaggcccagcCAGTTGATGAGTTTCTTAGGAATGATATAatatagagaaaaatgcccggatagtccctgtggtttcaccttttttcacctatagtccccaagtttctaaaactacctgaatagtccccaagttttcgatttttgttcccggatagtccctgggtctaacttcagttacttttctctgttaagtgaCCCCACGTGCATATCACgtgaggggtattttggtcagcTTACTTGTGCCTAACATATAAAAGTATACCTGCACCCCTACTCCCTCATTGTCAGTTGTTTTCCCTCCCTCCCTTAGTCGAATCCGGCTCATCATCTTCCCCTAATCTCTTCACCCCAGGTAAACCCTAAATCTGATCGATCGATCATCTGATCATCAGAATCTTCCCACGAAAATGAAGGACGACGATCCTCAACATCCAAACAACAACCGTCAGTGGAATTTCCGGTCTAATTCTGAGTATGTGAAGCCGTTTGTACCAGAGACTGTTTACGGTAAGTATCGTTAAAACCCTAGCTTCATTGTGCAAGAATGCTACAGGTTGAACAACATGCAATATAGAGAAATAAACTGTTAAAACCCTGTCATTTTATACCCTAATGTAAGTTTAATGTATGTGCAGATGGTTTTGAGAACTTTTTCAGCATAAAACTTCTTTATGGTGGTGTGTTTACTCCGTCACCAGGAAGAAAATACGCTTTTGGCAAAGCTGCTTATGTTGACTACTGCAACATTGAGGAATTTTCAATGCATGAAATCGATTGGATGGTGAGAGATCTTCAACTATATGTTCCTGATGTGAAGTTCTATTACCATTTTAAGATTCCTGAGTTAGATTTAGATGTTGGATTATGTCCTTTAGGTAATGATGGTGATGTTAGGCTTTTGGCCAAATATGTTGCAAAAAACAAACTTATTAAGGTGTTTATAGAACATGGTGAAACCAAGGTTAAAAATTACTTTAGTCCGACACAATCGTCGAAGGTGGTTATTCAAGAATTAGAGAATGAGGGGGGTGCTGTTAATACCATTCAAAGGCCTAGAAGAAAGAAACTTAGGGTATCAAAAAATCTGTTACTTCAATGGAAAGATGTAACTGATGTAGAAGGTTCAGAGGCTGCTGATAAGGTAATTAATGATGTAACTGATGTTGAAGAGGGTAACACAGGTGGTGTAGAGACTGTTAATGCAGAGGGTAACACAGGTGGTGTAGAGGCTGTTGATAAGTTAAGTAATGAAGTTGTAAATGAAGGTGTAACTAATGAAGATGTAGAGGCTAATGTAGGTGGTGTAGAGGCCAATGTAGGTGGTGTAGAGGCCAATGTAGGTGGTGTAGAGGCCAATGTAGGTGGTGTAGAGGTTAATGTAGGTGGTGTAGAGGCTAATGTAGGTGTGGAGAATGCATCGTTCCATAACAGTTTTAGCTATGATTTTGACAATGCAAATTTCTCAACTGATTTTCCAATAGATGGTGTGTCTAGGCAAGCTGAGGGTGATGAGTCTGAGGTTGGTCAGTCTAAGCAAGCTGAGGGTGGTGAGTCTGAGGTTGGTCAGTCTAGGCAAGCTGAGGGTGGTGAGTCTGAGCATGTTGAGGGTGTTGAGGCAAGTGATGGTGCTGAGGGTGATGATTCAGATGATAGTGACTTTGTAGAGGGGTTAGAGAGTATGGATGAGGCTGAGTATGACATGATGGACTACCATGCAAATGTTGACAGGGGTGTGGAGTTTATGGGAGCTGAAGTAGAGTCTGTTGGCAACCATGATGTGGATACTAGTGATGACTTATTAGATGATGAAAATCTAAGTTATGAGTCTTTTGACAGTTTGACTGATGAGGAAATGGAAGATTTCGAAACTAGGAGAAGTTTGAAATTAAGAGAGTTGAGGAGGAAAAAGAAGGTTGCACAATCAACATCCCAAGTGACCTTTTATGTGGGTCAGTTGTTTCCAACAGCCAAAGCAGCAAAAGACAAGATAAACAAACATGCAATTGAAACAAGGAGGTCACTGTCTTTTCTGAGAAATGATAAAAGAAGAATTAGGGTGGTTTGTGAGGGTAGATGTCCAATATTCACATGTGGGCCAAATCAAACTGGGCCCAGCCAAAGTGGGCCTGGTATCCATATACAATCTGCAAGTGGGCCTGGTATCCAAAAAGGCAAGGAATCTTCTGCAAGTGGGACAAAAAAGGGGTTTAAAAAGGGATTGGTAGAATGCAATGATAAAAGGAAGGGTAGGTTAAATAGTGTTGATTGTCCTTGGGTTTTGTACTTGTCTAGATTGAGTGATGAAGATGAGACTTGGGTGGTAAAGACTTACCAACCGGATCACAAGTGTCTCACATCCAGAAAAATACAGCCTTTCACTTCTACCTTCTTGGCTAAACAAGAGTTTGTGATGAATCAGATTGCAGCCAACCCTAATATTTCAGTAAGTAGGCTACAAGAAAAGCTTGGGAGGAAGTATGAGCTGTCTGTGACAAAAATGAAGgtataaaccctaatttctgCTTCTGTTTATTTTCTTTAATTATAAACCATTGACTAATTTTAAGTTGATTACAGGCTTTCAGGACAAAGCTCAAGGCCACCAAAAAGATTGAAGGGGACTTCAAAGTTCAGTATGCAAGCCTCAGGGACTATGTCATGGAACTGCACAGGACCAATCCAGGTACAACAGTTAAATTTGTTGTTGAGCCTGAGTGTAACCCACATGCACCCACAAGGATCTTCAAGAGGATTTACATTTGTTTGGGACCACTGAAAGAAGGGTTTAAAGAGTGTAGGAGGGAACTGTTGGGGTTAGATGGGGCATTTATGAAAGGCCCCTACCCTGGTCAGATGCTAACAGCAGTTGGTTTAGATCCCAACAATGGCATTTATCCTTTAGCTTATGGAATTGTTGAGGCTGAGAACAAAGACTCCTGGATCTGGTTCCTACAGTGTATTAAAGATGACTTGGATCTTCCAGATAATGCAAATTTCACCTTCATTTCTGACAGGCAAAAGGTATGGTATTAAATTCAGCAAGAGTCATTCAGCAATTAGCATAAGTCTGTTTTTTGTATGATTAATGTTTGAAATGTGATGAAACAGGGAATAATACCAGCCATAAGTCAGGTATTTCCAGCAGCTGAGCATAGATTTTGTGCAAGGCATATTTGGCAGAACATGAAACTTCAATGGAGAGGAGATGCCTTCAAGGATTGTCTTCAAAATGCATCCAAAGCTTATACAGTTCCAGATTTTGAAGCAAAAATGGAGGAGTTGAGGTTGTACAACATTGAAGCTTATAATTGGTTGGCAAGTATTCCACCCATTCACTGGAGCAGGTCTCATTTTACAGGTATATGCATACCAAAACTTATAACTGCTGTTTAACCTGTTTATTGATGTTTCTGCTGTTTATTGATGTTTCTGCTGTTTAATGCTGTTTATGTCTGTTTATTGATCATTCAGTTTGGCAATTTGATATACAGGTAGGGCACAATCTGATGTGGTGCTGAACAACATGTGTGAAGTCTTGAATGCAAGGACAGTCAATGGTCGAGACAAGCCTATAATTTCTGCTTTGGAGTTTGTCAGAGAGTATCTAATGCAGAGGATAATGAATGTCATCAGGAAGATTCGGCAGACAAATGGTCCACTTACTCCTAGAGTTGCAAAGATCtttgaaaacacaaagaaattaGCTGCAAATTATAATGTTAGGTGGAGTGGTGGGACAAAGTATCAAGTCAGTGGTAAGGTCACAGTGGATGGTGCTGCAACACATAAACAGTATGTTGTGGATGTTGTGGATAGGGTTTGCACTTGTAGAGAATGGGAAGTTTCAGGAATCCCTTGTAGGCATGCTGTGGCTGTCAATTGGGACATGGCaatgaatggccaagaggttgGACCCCCAGAATCATGGGTTAATGAATGTTATTATCTTGAAACATGGAAGAGGGTTTACAGTCATACCATTGGTCCCATTAATGGTAGAGAATTATGGCCAAAATCACAGGTTCCAACCAACCTAACCCCACCTCTGCACCACACACCTATCGGCAGACCTAAGAAGAAAAGAAGGAAGGATGCTGTGGAGTTGCAGGATGAAGTTGAAAGGGCTTCACAAGCAAGAAACAAGGGAAACAGGGCTGCTGAAGCTGATAACGAGCAGGCTGTGGTTGGTGGCAAATTCACAAGAAAATGGAAGTCCGTGAAGTGCCAGAAGTGTGGTGAAAAGGGCCACAACCAAAGAACTTGTGGAAGGACCAAAACAGTTGCCGGGCCGAAGAAAGGGAAGAAAGgtaagaagaagaaagatggtaatCAACCTACTGAGGCTGGTGAGGGAGCTCCAACTGTTTAAGGGTTATGGTTCTTCGGGTTGTCGGGTTATGGTTTTTGGGTTGTCTTAAGGGTTATGGTTCTTTTGGGTTGTCTTAAAACAGTTATGCAGTCTTTTGTGTCTCTTTAACCTGTTAAAACACTATGACAATTATCATGTATGGTTGGATGTTTAATGTTCAGTCGTTTAAAGTTTATGGTTTGTAGTATTTTCTGTTTTACTTTCATGTTTGTGGTTTAAAGTTTGGACAAGTCATGTACAGGTTATTGTGTTCATTTGCAGCTCATGTTTGTGGTTTAAAGTTTGGACATGTCATGTACAGGTCATGCACAATGTCGTATGTGCAATGTACATTTTGCAGGAACATGTTATTATGTTCATTTATAGGAACAGCTCATGCACAATGTCATTTGTGCAATGTGCATTTTGTAGGAACAGGTTCATACACAATTTCGTTTCGCATAAGATTCGACCAATATGTTTTGCACAATTTCGTTTCGCATAAGATTTGACCAATATGTTTGCACAATACACTTTGCACAATACATAGTTACTTCCAAACAACCTGCTGGTCATTGAATGCTAACCATATTTCACCAAACACAGTTTTCCAACATTTAAGACATTGAATGCTAACCATATTTCACCAAAACAACCAACTTCATTGAATGTTATCCATACATCAGATTTTCAAAAACATTACAACATCCTTAACATTTAACACATTACAATATCCATACAAATGCATTCAAGCCTTAACATATATCCaaaacacaaaccctaaaactATCAAAAGAACCGTAATAATCTTGTTCTTCAGCCGATTCTTTTCCCGCATCTTGGCTAACTCAACATCAACTTGGTTTCTGTGTCTTAGAAGCCCTGGAATAATTGCCACTGCACGACTGCACATTGGTGGGTCCACCCACCCTATGAATCTTCCACAGTTGGGATTCTACAGAGAAAGACGAAAGGATCAAACCTTTTAAGCCCTAGACTATTAAAATCGCTAATAGTATACATTACCATGGTTGGACAGGAGTAGAATCGGCGACCAGGGTTGAGATCAGTCCATGACGTAACTATGATTGCATCTTGGCCACAATTGCAGAGAACCATGACGATGATGGATTCGAGGCTGCTGAGGAAGATGAACAATGGAGAAGACGATGGAATCGATGCTGTTGGTGGTTAGGTTTGTGGGAAAAAGGGTGTTATTTAATAGGCAGAGAAAACAATGAATGTAAactgaccaaaatacccctcacGTGATATGCACGTGGGGtcacttaacagagaaaagtaactgaagttagacccagggactatccgggaacaaaaatcgaaaacttggggactattcaggtagttttagaaacttggggactataggtgaaaaaaggtgaaaccacagggactatccggg encodes:
- the LOC110922985 gene encoding uncharacterized protein LOC110922985, encoding MELHRTNPGTTVKFVVEPECNPHAPTRIFKRIYICLGPLKEGFKECRRELLGLDGAFMKGPYPGQMLTAVGLDPNNGIYPLAYGIVEAENKDSWIWFLQCIKDDLDLPDNANFTFISDRQKGIIPAISQVFPAAEHRFCARHIWQNMKLQWRGDAFKDCLQNASKAYTVPDFEAKMEELRLYNIEAYNWLASIPPIHWSRSHFTGRAQSDVVLNNMCEVLNARTVNGRDKPIISALEFVREYLMQRIMNVIRKIRQTNGPLTPRVAKIFENTKKLAANYNVRWSGGTKYQVSGKVTVDGAATHKQYVVDVVDRVCTCREWEVSGIPCRHAVAVNWDMAMNGQEVGPPESWVNECYYLETWKRVYSHTIGPINGRELWPKSQVPTNLTPPLHHTPIGRPKKKRRKDAVELQDEVERASQARNKGNRAAEADNEQAVVGGKFTRKWKSVKCQKCGEKGHNQRTCGRTKTVAGPKKGKKGKKKKDGNQPTEAGEGAPTV